One segment of Nostoc piscinale CENA21 DNA contains the following:
- a CDS encoding GAF domain-containing protein, producing MSQLADPNLRTRLDQESLLRRITNRIRQTLELEEIIATTTAEVRCLLETDRVMIYQFHADGTGQVVGESIYEQRLPSLLGLNFPADDIPPHARELFTKSRVRSVVNVDLQQIGHSPMSVLETGELKTEDIRYRPVDPCHAEYLTAMGVKSCVVAPIFHQHQLWGLLVSHHSQAHSISLYELEAMQMVVDQLSVAIAQSYLLAQARAKAERESVINRIATLLHSLPTIVLQPALEAAVAAFQGAGGRLCIRNEAFQATNSQIKSLKECLIPGSDCIQIYISGQQPEIPPDTIYPLMEQYNVWQEYYQSGEYDVWAIDDIYQTANLRTLQPTFKPTKIRSLLMIPLCYRQQLVGYLSIFRNEIDTETLWAGQFDRDRRQSYPRLSFDVWKESKTAQAQKWTTADIELARELAKHFASAVQQYELYQQVQGFNLNLEHQVKRRTVELERTYQQQQAVFGVIAKIRESLDVDQIFQITTKEVCQLVKGDRVSVYRFTEDWGGEFVGDFEATSPHWTNESKISVNTVWNDTYLQKTEGGRYRQNETFAVDDIYQMGFTQCHLDNLEYYHIHAFVLAPIFVGQKLWGLLCTYQHSGPREWKPSEVNFLSQIAAQLGIALQQAQLLMQTQQQAADLRKAAEQRQILFEVVTKLRESLDLETIFSATAHEVRRTLNADRVVVYRFDPDAELDTGEVVAEDILPGFVSTLALKIQDTCFKQKYLALHRQGRVHVITDVHNSGLNPCYLNLLEKLQIQANLVVPLVKGHELWGLLCIHQCTQPREWETSEIQFTTQVATQLSVALEQADLLAHTKQQTQKLSEALHELQTTQTQLIQTEKMSSLGQLVAGVAHEINNPVNFIYGNLSHVREYADDLLGMLNLYQKQYPKPSEEISDRLEDIDLEFLSQDLPKTLASMSVGVERIRQIVMSLRNFSRLDEAEMKVVDIHEGLDSTLLILQHRLKSKSDSADIQVIKEYGDLPLVECYPGQLNQVFMNVLSNAIDALEYHPESTSATLQHQITVRTIVGEMNKNVPSVVIYIKDNGLGIPEAVKTRIFDPFFTTKPVGKGTGLGLSISYQIVVDKHGGIFQCDSQPGQGTEFRIEVPIQQSIHT from the coding sequence ATGTCCCAACTAGCAGATCCAAACTTGCGGACAAGACTTGATCAAGAGAGTCTCCTGCGCCGGATAACAAATCGTATTCGTCAAACATTAGAGTTAGAAGAAATTATTGCAACCACAACAGCAGAAGTACGTTGCTTACTGGAAACTGACCGAGTAATGATTTATCAATTTCATGCTGATGGTACTGGTCAAGTTGTTGGTGAATCAATTTATGAACAGCGTTTACCTTCGCTGTTGGGACTGAATTTTCCCGCCGATGATATTCCGCCTCATGCGCGTGAATTGTTTACTAAATCAAGGGTACGTTCTGTTGTGAATGTTGATCTGCAACAGATTGGTCACAGCCCGATGAGTGTTTTAGAAACAGGCGAACTGAAAACAGAAGATATTCGTTACCGCCCTGTAGACCCCTGTCACGCGGAATACTTAACGGCGATGGGAGTCAAATCTTGTGTCGTTGCGCCGATTTTTCATCAACATCAATTGTGGGGATTGCTGGTATCTCATCATTCCCAGGCGCATTCTATTTCACTTTATGAATTAGAAGCGATGCAAATGGTTGTAGATCAATTATCGGTGGCGATCGCTCAAAGTTATCTTCTCGCCCAAGCCCGCGCCAAAGCCGAACGAGAAAGTGTGATTAATCGCATTGCGACCCTGCTACATTCCCTCCCGACAATTGTTTTACAACCGGCATTAGAAGCTGCTGTCGCCGCCTTTCAAGGTGCTGGTGGGAGATTGTGTATTAGAAACGAAGCTTTTCAAGCTACCAATAGTCAAATTAAAAGTCTAAAAGAATGTTTAATTCCTGGTAGTGACTGCATTCAAATTTATATTAGTGGACAACAGCCAGAAATTCCCCCAGATACGATTTATCCCTTAATGGAGCAGTATAACGTCTGGCAAGAATATTATCAGTCTGGCGAATATGATGTTTGGGCAATTGATGATATTTATCAAACCGCAAATTTGCGAACTTTGCAACCAACTTTTAAACCAACAAAAATTCGCAGTTTACTGATGATTCCATTGTGTTATCGTCAGCAATTAGTCGGTTATTTGAGTATCTTTCGTAATGAAATCGACACAGAAACCTTGTGGGCTGGTCAATTTGACCGCGATCGCCGCCAGTCTTATCCCCGGTTATCTTTTGATGTTTGGAAAGAATCAAAAACAGCCCAAGCCCAAAAATGGACAACCGCAGATATTGAATTAGCGAGAGAACTTGCCAAACATTTTGCCTCAGCAGTTCAACAATATGAACTTTATCAGCAAGTACAAGGCTTTAATCTCAATTTAGAACATCAAGTAAAAAGGCGCACAGTTGAACTAGAACGCACATATCAACAACAACAAGCCGTATTTGGTGTGATTGCTAAAATTCGGGAGTCGTTGGATGTAGATCAGATTTTTCAAATTACTACCAAAGAAGTCTGTCAGTTAGTCAAAGGTGATCGCGTTTCGGTTTATCGGTTTACAGAAGATTGGGGTGGTGAATTTGTCGGCGATTTTGAAGCTACTAGCCCCCATTGGACAAATGAAAGCAAAATTAGCGTAAATACAGTTTGGAATGATACCTACCTGCAAAAAACCGAAGGCGGGCGTTACCGCCAAAACGAAACATTTGCTGTGGATGATATCTATCAAATGGGCTTTACCCAGTGCCATTTAGATAATTTAGAGTATTATCACATTCATGCTTTTGTTTTAGCTCCCATTTTTGTCGGACAAAAACTCTGGGGCTTACTTTGCACCTATCAACATTCTGGCCCCCGCGAATGGAAACCTTCGGAAGTTAACTTTCTCAGTCAAATTGCAGCGCAATTGGGTATAGCTCTGCAACAAGCCCAATTACTGATGCAAACTCAGCAACAAGCTGCTGATTTGCGAAAAGCCGCCGAACAACGCCAAATATTATTTGAAGTAGTAACTAAATTGCGGGAATCTCTAGATTTAGAGACAATTTTTAGTGCAACAGCCCATGAAGTGCGGCGGACTTTAAATGCTGACCGAGTTGTAGTTTATCGCTTTGACCCAGATGCAGAACTAGATACGGGTGAAGTCGTAGCAGAGGATATTTTACCTGGGTTTGTCTCGACACTCGCCCTAAAAATTCAAGACACTTGCTTTAAGCAAAAATATCTTGCTTTGCATCGTCAGGGAAGAGTGCATGTGATTACTGACGTTCACAACTCTGGACTTAACCCTTGTTATTTAAACTTATTGGAAAAACTTCAGATACAAGCCAATTTAGTAGTTCCTCTGGTTAAAGGTCATGAACTCTGGGGTTTATTGTGTATTCACCAATGCACCCAACCGCGAGAATGGGAAACTTCCGAAATTCAATTTACTACCCAAGTAGCAACTCAACTGTCTGTCGCCTTAGAGCAAGCTGATTTACTAGCCCATACTAAACAACAAACCCAAAAATTAAGCGAAGCCTTGCATGAGTTACAAACTACCCAAACTCAACTCATCCAAACCGAAAAAATGTCTTCACTGGGTCAATTAGTGGCGGGTGTGGCTCATGAAATTAATAATCCCGTGAATTTTATTTATGGTAATTTATCCCATGTGCGGGAATATGCAGATGATTTACTGGGAATGCTCAACCTTTATCAGAAACAATATCCTAAACCTAGTGAAGAAATTAGCGATCGCCTGGAAGATATTGACTTAGAATTTCTCTCACAAGATTTACCCAAAACTCTCGCTTCCATGAGCGTTGGTGTAGAACGCATCCGCCAAATCGTCATGTCCTTGCGGAATTTCTCTCGCCTGGATGAAGCGGAAATGAAAGTAGTAGATATTCACGAAGGTCTCGATAGTACCCTGCTGATTTTACAGCACCGCTTGAAATCGAAATCAGATAGTGCTGACATTCAAGTTATTAAAGAGTATGGTGATTTGCCATTGGTAGAGTGCTATCCAGGACAACTCAACCAAGTATTTATGAATGTGTTGAGCAATGCGATCGACGCTTTAGAATATCACCCAGAATCAACCTCAGCCACTCTTCAACATCAAATTACCGTTCGCACTATCGTTGGTGAGATGAACAAAAATGTGCCGAGCGTGGTAATTTACATCAAAGACAATGGATTAGGCATACCAGAAGCTGTGAAAACACGAATCTTTGACCCATTTTTCACAACTAAACCTGTAGGTAAGGGTACAGGTTTGGGACTATCAATTAGTTACCAAATCGTGGTAGATAAGCATGGTGGTATTTTTCAATGCGATTCACAACCAGGCCAAGGTACAGAATTTCGGATTGAAGTTCCCATTCAGCAAAGTATTCATACTTGA
- a CDS encoding TRC40/GET3/ArsA family transport-energizing ATPase, whose amino-acid sequence MRVILMTGKGGVGKTSVAAATGLRCAELGYRTLVLSTDPAHSLADSFDLELEHAPKQIRPNLWGAELDALQELEGNWGAVKRYITQVLQARGLEGVQAEELAILPGMDEIFSLVRMKRHYDEGDFDVLIIDSAPTGTALRLLSLPEVGGWYMRRFYKPFQNISVALRPLVEPIFKPIAGFSLPDKEVMDAPYEFYEQIEALEKVLTDNTQTSVRLVTNPEKMVIKESLRAHAYLSLYNVATDLVVANRIIPPEVEDPFFQRWKQNQEQYRQEIHENFHPLPVKEVPLFSEEMCGLAALERLKEILYKDEDPSQVYYKETTVRVVQEKNEYSLELYLPGIPKHQIQLSKTGDELNITIGNHRRNLVLPQALAALQPAGAKMEEDYLRIRFADNNRV is encoded by the coding sequence ATGCGAGTAATTTTGATGACAGGCAAAGGCGGTGTGGGAAAAACCTCTGTTGCTGCCGCTACGGGACTTCGTTGTGCAGAACTTGGCTATCGTACACTAGTTTTAAGTACAGATCCCGCCCATTCCTTAGCCGATAGTTTTGATTTAGAACTAGAACATGCACCCAAACAAATTCGCCCAAATTTATGGGGTGCAGAACTAGATGCACTGCAAGAACTTGAAGGTAACTGGGGTGCTGTGAAGCGATACATTACCCAGGTTTTGCAGGCGCGGGGCTTAGAAGGAGTGCAAGCGGAAGAATTGGCGATTCTACCAGGTATGGATGAAATTTTCAGCTTGGTAAGAATGAAACGCCACTATGATGAAGGGGATTTTGATGTTTTAATTATTGACTCAGCCCCCACCGGCACAGCTTTGCGCTTGTTAAGCTTACCAGAAGTCGGCGGTTGGTATATGCGCCGCTTTTACAAACCATTTCAAAATATCTCTGTAGCGTTGCGTCCTTTAGTGGAACCAATTTTTAAACCAATTGCTGGGTTTTCTCTACCCGACAAAGAGGTAATGGATGCACCTTACGAATTTTATGAACAAATTGAGGCGCTCGAAAAGGTATTAACAGATAATACCCAAACTTCTGTGCGTCTTGTCACCAATCCCGAAAAGATGGTGATTAAAGAATCGCTACGCGCCCATGCTTATTTAAGCTTATACAATGTAGCTACAGATTTAGTAGTTGCTAACAGGATTATTCCGCCGGAAGTCGAAGATCCATTTTTCCAACGTTGGAAACAAAATCAAGAACAGTATCGTCAAGAAATTCACGAAAATTTCCATCCTCTGCCAGTCAAAGAAGTGCCACTGTTTTCAGAAGAAATGTGTGGATTAGCTGCTCTAGAAAGACTCAAGGAAATTCTCTACAAAGATGAAGACCCTAGCCAAGTTTATTATAAAGAAACAACAGTTAGAGTCGTACAAGAAAAGAATGAGTACAGTTTGGAACTGTATTTACCAGGTATTCCAAAACACCAAATTCAGCTAAGTAAAACAGGTGATGAGTTGAATATCACAATCGGTAATCATCGCCGCAATTTGGTTTTACCACAAGCTTTAGCAGCACTACAGCCGGCTGGTGCCAAGATGGAAGAAGACTATTTAAGAATTCGTTTTGCTGATAATAACAGAGTTTAA
- a CDS encoding serine/threonine-protein kinase, with the protein MLGQTVGGRYQILTQLGRGGFGTTFIAQDIQRPGNPQCVVKQFKPLANDPYTLNAAKRFFDLEAAILEMLGKHDQLPQLLAHFAENEEFFLVQEFIPGHDLKQELPPLSDKLSETAVIKLLKEILAVLAFVHQNHVIHRDLKPENIRRRESDGKIVLIDFGAVKQISTQVANTAGQTSFTVAIGTPGYMPSEQANSNPHLSSDIYAVGMIAILALTGINPAAGSHSIPRNPNTGEIDWRDKVKVSPQFAAILDKMVRYDFRQRYPTAESVLQALEMLEKAPLTKLKQSLPKKWVMGLGITAAVAVGLILLSQIKINQTNFSNYAAHGVKINYPDNWAVQETPNAVTQDIVTFLAPKQSDYDQFQELVTIRVEPLSSTLDESKDLFIREVKNTVDDAQIESSSETTLANQRANQLVFTGKIDNGRLKSLQVWTLQNDNAYIITYTATVDEYDKFLPIAEKMIRSFVFE; encoded by the coding sequence ATGCTGGGTCAAACGGTCGGGGGACGCTACCAAATTCTTACTCAGTTAGGACGGGGAGGATTTGGCACGACTTTTATCGCTCAAGATATACAACGACCTGGAAATCCCCAGTGTGTTGTTAAGCAATTTAAGCCACTGGCGAATGATCCCTACACCTTAAATGCAGCTAAACGCTTTTTTGACTTAGAAGCCGCGATTTTGGAAATGTTAGGAAAACATGACCAACTTCCCCAATTACTGGCTCACTTTGCGGAAAATGAAGAATTCTTTTTAGTCCAAGAATTTATTCCCGGTCATGATCTCAAACAAGAATTACCGCCACTCAGTGATAAATTAAGCGAAACTGCTGTAATTAAATTGTTAAAAGAGATACTGGCGGTTTTAGCATTTGTGCATCAAAATCATGTGATTCATCGGGATCTCAAACCTGAAAATATTCGCCGCCGAGAATCAGATGGCAAAATAGTTTTAATCGACTTTGGCGCAGTCAAACAAATTAGTACCCAAGTAGCCAACACCGCTGGACAAACAAGTTTTACTGTTGCTATTGGTACACCTGGTTATATGCCCAGTGAACAGGCTAATAGTAATCCCCATTTAAGTAGCGATATTTATGCAGTGGGAATGATTGCTATCCTAGCTTTAACAGGGATAAATCCGGCGGCTGGTAGCCATTCAATCCCCAGAAACCCAAATACAGGCGAAATTGATTGGCGTGATAAAGTGAAAGTTAGCCCCCAGTTTGCCGCTATTTTAGATAAAATGGTGCGCTATGATTTTCGCCAGCGTTACCCTACAGCCGAGTCGGTATTACAAGCATTAGAAATGCTTGAGAAAGCACCATTAACTAAACTCAAACAATCTTTGCCGAAAAAATGGGTGATGGGTTTAGGAATTACAGCCGCAGTTGCAGTTGGATTAATACTTTTATCTCAAATCAAAATTAATCAAACCAATTTTTCAAACTATGCTGCTCATGGAGTAAAAATTAACTATCCTGATAATTGGGCAGTGCAAGAAACACCAAATGCTGTGACACAAGATATAGTTACTTTCTTAGCACCAAAACAAAGCGATTATGACCAATTTCAAGAACTTGTAACTATTCGGGTTGAACCACTTTCAAGTACTTTAGACGAGTCAAAAGATTTATTTATTCGGGAAGTCAAAAATACAGTAGATGATGCTCAAATAGAAAGTTCTAGTGAAACAACACTGGCTAATCAGCGAGCAAATCAACTAGTCTTTACAGGGAAAATTGATAATGGACGGTTAAAGAGTCTGCAAGTTTGGACTTTACAAAATGATAATGCCTATATTATTACTTACACTGCAACTGTTGATGAATATGATAAATTTTTACCTATAGCAGAAAAAATGATTCGGTCTTTTGTTTTTGAATAA
- a CDS encoding glycosyltransferase, which translates to MRKLYFLLPGTQGRFVCGGLWAELKTLKLAQQICSAEVVTYRQREADKLFLDDLLREANLDNAIFVISWGFDIAKLVAKLKQYNVVYHAHSSGYKFNLPPGIPIITVSRNTLGYWGQKSPNNLIYYLPNEISPEFKNLHLERDIDVLVQARKSSEYLLTELIPTLKQKCNVHLVDYYVEDLPGLFNQAKIYLYDSAEYWAQQTVSEGFGLQPMEALACGCQVFSSVNGGLSDYLDPGFNSYKIANYSKEYDVAKILKVLQSSTGLSLSEEVLKEYRYENIIQRLRVILKELNEFFDHKQHYQSNIPTLTQLRLNQLRIKNLYKKVKKKYFHA; encoded by the coding sequence ATGCGAAAGCTTTATTTTCTATTGCCTGGAACTCAGGGCAGATTTGTCTGTGGTGGTCTCTGGGCAGAATTAAAAACCTTGAAACTTGCTCAACAGATTTGCAGTGCGGAAGTTGTAACTTACCGCCAACGAGAAGCCGATAAGTTGTTTTTAGATGACTTACTGAGAGAAGCAAATTTAGATAATGCCATCTTTGTTATTAGTTGGGGATTTGATATCGCTAAATTAGTTGCCAAACTCAAGCAGTACAATGTCGTATATCATGCCCATAGTTCTGGTTACAAATTTAATTTACCTCCAGGGATTCCCATTATTACTGTTAGCCGCAACACATTAGGTTATTGGGGGCAGAAGTCGCCGAATAACCTCATATATTATTTGCCGAATGAAATTAGCCCAGAATTTAAAAATTTACATTTAGAACGAGATATCGATGTGTTAGTTCAGGCGCGAAAGTCTTCGGAGTATTTATTAACAGAGCTAATTCCCACGTTAAAACAAAAATGCAATGTGCATTTAGTTGACTATTATGTAGAAGATTTACCGGGATTATTTAATCAGGCTAAAATTTATCTTTATGATTCGGCGGAATATTGGGCGCAACAAACTGTCAGTGAAGGCTTTGGACTGCAACCGATGGAAGCTTTAGCTTGTGGGTGTCAGGTATTTTCTAGCGTTAATGGTGGGCTTTCTGATTATTTAGACCCTGGGTTTAATAGTTATAAAATTGCTAATTATTCCAAAGAATATGATGTAGCCAAGATTCTGAAAGTGCTGCAATCTTCTACAGGTTTAAGTTTGTCAGAAGAAGTACTGAAAGAGTATCGCTACGAAAATATTATTCAAAGACTGCGAGTAATTTTAAAGGAATTAAATGAATTTTTTGATCACAAACAGCATTATCAATCTAACATACCCACATTGACGCAATTACGCTTAAATCAATTAAGAATTAAAAATCTCTACAAAAAAGTGAAGAAAAAATATTTTCATGCTTGA